Proteins found in one Lycium ferocissimum isolate CSIRO_LF1 chromosome 6, AGI_CSIRO_Lferr_CH_V1, whole genome shotgun sequence genomic segment:
- the LOC132058999 gene encoding RING-H2 finger protein ATL52-like, whose amino-acid sequence MAFFDRKMLEVIVKPNPLENPPYVPDTSDDCPDDHCVEFVPIDDPFFTPLPPPPPPPPIPIVTSEKYHMPFYFILMLCVLGAVFVFICYMVILKRKRSNSRNRRNLSQLDENRDDFVIDENHGPVMDHPIWYIRTIGLSQDVIDSISVFKYKKDESLIEGTDCSVCLTEFEEDESLRLLPKCSHAFHIPCIDTWLRSHKNCPLCRAPIVSNMDNIPQLSNFVEVVSITNIGDDSSPNEVNQLENNGRHNVDQLENLELDEEGNDETRRGVENLDALSNEEERTMDLSMKIPRVLDGRKKGVRVFSDLAEHRVKVINNELQPARRSVSMDSSAAQEIHLAMNEMNSGTIEGCSSSKRGDRNSSLYKSMKSSSFGRSLQKVPISMKRSFSTSGKCSLPTSTKIQDLRQTM is encoded by the coding sequence ATGGCTTTTTTTGATAGAAAGATGCTAGAAGTTATAGTAAAACCCAATCCATTAGAAAACCCTCCATATGTTCCAGATACAAGTGATGATTGTCCTGATGATCATTGTGTTGAATTTGTTCCTATTGATGACCCTTTCTTTACccctcttcctcctcctcctcctcctcctcctatACCTATTGTTACAAGTGAAAAATATCATATGCCCTTTTATTTTATCTTAATGCTTTGTGTTCTTGGAGCTGTTTTTGTGTTCATTTGTTACATGGTTATACTTAAGAGGAAGAGGTCCAATTCAAGAAATAGGAGAAATCTTTCACAATTGGATGAAAATAGAGACGATTTTGTTatagatgaaaatcatgggcCAGTTATGGATCATCCAATTTGGTACATACGTACTATTGGACTTTCACAAGATGTCATTGATTCAATTTCAGTGTTTAAGTACAAGAAAGATGAATCTTTGATTGAAGGGACTGATTGTTCTGTTTGTTTGACTGAGTTTGAGGAAGATGAGAGTTTAAGGTTGTTGCCTAAATGTAGTCATGCTTTCCATATCCCTTGTATTGATACTTGGTTAAGGTCACACAAGAATTGCCCGTTGTGTCGCGCTCCTATAGTTTCCAATATGGATAATATCCCACAATTGAGCAATTTTGTGGAAGTTGTATCAATCACAAATATAGGTGATGACTCTAGTCCAAATGAAGTCAATCAATTGGAGAATAATGGAAGGCATAATGTTGATCAACTGGAAAATCTTGAATTGGATGAAGAGGGAAATGATGAAACGAGGCGTGGAGTTGAAAATCTTGATGCCTTGTCAAACGAGGAGGAGAGAACTATGGACCTATCGATGAAAATTCCACGTGTTCTTGATGGAAGGAAGAAAGGGGTTCGTGTTTTTAGCGATTTAGCTGAGCATAGAGTGAAAGTGATCAACAATGAACTTCAGCCAGCACGAAGATCGGTCTCAATGGATTCTTCTGCTGCTCAAGAGATTCACCTCGCGATGAATGAGATGAATTCAGGAACAATTGAAGGGTGTTCGAGTTCAAAGAGAGGAGATAGAAATTCAAGTTTGTATAAATCAATGAAGAGTTCTTCCTTTGGACGTTCACTGCAAAAAGTTCCTATTAGTATGAAGAGGTCTTTTTCTACTAGTGGAAAGTGTTCATTGCCCACAAGTACCAAGATTCAAGATCTAAGACAAACAATGTAA
- the LOC132060551 gene encoding uncharacterized protein LOC132060551, with protein sequence MASWLMNNQKLSPMGLMIKDEMNMSYVFGQKQKSSSIDLMQNCDLPPPLKVFSGPDKSVLSPMNDNVWRRMEEEHEGVNIELKQEEGSDRLELLKALRRSQTRAREAERKYLALHKEKEALSNLMLEESARSIAYKNWIKVLELQILQLKTQKQQQQQQHEHVETWHRTKEDENGTNGITWFMAIAFCLGIAAIGCRYLL encoded by the coding sequence ATGGCTAGTTGGTTGATGAATAACCAGAAGTTAAGTCCTATGGGGTTGATGATCAAAGATGAGATGAATATGAGTTATGTATTTGGCCAAAAACAAAAATCCAGTAGTATTGATCTTATGCAGAATTGTGACTTGCCTCCACCTTTGAAGGTATTTTCTGGTCCAGATAAGTCGGTGCTATCACCGATGAATGATAACGTGTGGAGGAGGATGGAGGAGGAACACGAGGGGGTGAATATCGAGCTTAAACAAGAAGAGGGGAGTGATAGGTTAGAGCTTTTAAAGGCGTTGAGACGATCACAAACACGAGCAAGAGAGGCAGAGAGGAAGTACCTTGCATTGCATAAGGAGAAGGAAGCTCTTTCGAATTTGATGCTTGAAGAATCAGCGCGATCGATTGCTTATAAGAACTGGATTAAAGTTCTTGAGTTACAAATCCTGCAGTTAAAAACACAAAAGCAacagcagcagcaacaacatGAACATGTTGAAACATGGCATAGgacaaaagaagatgaaaatggTACAAATGGTATAACATGGTTTATGGCAATTGCTTTTTGTCTAGGCATAGCTGCAATTGGCTGCAGATACCTGCTTTGA
- the LOC132059000 gene encoding disease resistance protein At4g27190-like, which produces MDILFSVVSDFVIVVGKFALKCCYPKIENTIRFSSNVENLREEMEKLTKFRDAIKEKVEGAEREGYKPKPNVLKWLEDVHELENEWESMQESIAAAKVLAYKCCPKCNLRLEISIRAQNMRDQLCKMIEIGESFESNLVVENYQMKRVEFIPGPSVEGQSAATRNLNKILQLLQDDKVFIIGIWGMGGVGKTTLVKYLNNELLKTATSSSKLSFGVVAWVTVPKPPIDIRKVQAQIVNRLKINVNNEESVESIASKIYQRLKQESFLLILDDVWEAINLDHIGVPQLEDSTRSKVILTSRFLDVCRQMKTDTEMKVYTLDEDESWQLFVEDAGDSANLEHIQPFAKEIVRECNGLPLAISVIGASMRGKKRVELWEDALESLKLSEPHNKDVKDKVYKVIKWSFDSLESQDIELSSEQRSKNLHKKRGDIQSCFLYCSLYPVAISTDDLINCWWAEGFLGEHDTYEEAYNRGITMIESLKDACLLEAHMMDSVKMHDVVRDVAIWIANCFRDEHNSLIQAGIGLIEISHIKMSASVKRISFVSNIIEHIPDYFTECPETTTLLLQDNNPLEIIPHEFFLTFPALRVLNLSQTGIRALPSSINSLYQLHALILQNCNGLIELPPIGDLYNLQLLDCDNTMLCCLPQGMDQLTNLRLLHLPAANLESIGQGVFLNLSSIEMLNMLESDEMIWTHSEKRETLLLGPTPFDEISSLHNLTSLSIKLDSSSIFNRDHTWMTRLKRFRIEVGDYPMEVKFNKSTRMIGVSNCEIFSNGELSGMLHFASDLYLTSCMGLRKLIVRNSFDGLKELHIEHCCCDFEPEEEESGQFDPLPNLEYLNLHTLILLKSVSDFGVLLGLRFSKLRQLNVVNCLCLKCLFKVGEAFTVPKHLEDIAISDCGELVELLVQCGSSQATLVNSEITRVQKLRLNDLPNLKTLGEPQSMWGHLEELSLRRCNQIRKLPLSIQTSNNIKIIRGSSEWWSQLEWDDDMFKSNLEHCFLPGDDWFFQS; this is translated from the exons ATGGACATACTCTTTTCTGTTGTATCTGACTTTGTTATTGTGGTAGGAAAGTTTGCATTAAAATGTTGCTAtcctaagattgaaaatacgATCCGTTTCTCATCAAATGTTGAAAATCTAAGGGAGGAAATGGAGAAGCTAACAAAGTTTAGAGATGCTATCAAAGAGAAGGTCGAAGGCGCTGAGAGAGAAGGCtataaaccaaaaccaaacgTTCTCAAATGGCTCGAAGATGTTCACGAGCTAGAGAATGAATGGGAATCTATGCAAGAAAGCATCGCAGCGGCTAAAGTGCTTGCATATAAGTGTTGTCCAAAATGCAACCTTCGCTTGGAAATCTCCATTCGAGCGCAAAACATGCGCGATCAACTTTGTAAGATGATAGAAATTGGAGAAAGCTTTGAATCCAATTTGGTGGTAGAAAATTACCAGATGAAAAGAGTTGAGTTCATCCCAGGACCATCAGTAGAAGGACAGTCAGCAGCAACAAGAAATCTCAACAAAATCCTACAACTGTTACAAGATGATAAg GTATTCATCATtggtatatggggtatgggaggAGTCGGCAAAACGACATTGGTGAAGTATCTGAACAATGAGCTCCTAAAGACTGCAACGTCAAGCTCCAAACTGTCCTTTGGTGTTGTGGCATGGGTTACAGTGCCCAAACCGCCAATAGACATAAGAAAGGTTCAAGCACAAATTGTCAATAGATTGAAAATAAACGTAAATAACGAAGAAAGTGTAGAAAGCATTGCCAGCAAAATCTATCAAAGACTTAAGCAAGAGAGCTTCCTTCTTATACTGGATGATGTTTGGGAAGCTATAAATTTGGATCATATAGGTGTTCCCCAACTTGAAGATTCCACAAGAAGTAAGGTAATTTTAACTTCTCGTTTTTTGGATGTTTGTAGGCAAATGAAAACAGACACCGAAATGAAGGTTTACACATTGGATGAGGATGAATCTTGGCAACTATTTGTCGAAGACGCAGGAGATAGTGCCAATCTGGAGCATATTCAACCATTCGCAAAGGAAATTGTAAGAGAGTGCAATGGATTACCTTTAGCAATTAGTGTTATTGGAGCATCTATGAGAGGGAAGAAGAGAGTTGAGCTCTGGGAAGATGCTTTGGAATCACTCAAATTGTCCGAACCTCATAACAAAGATGTAAAAGATAAGGTTTACAAGGTCATCAAGTGGAGTTTTGATTCTTTAGAATCTCAGGATATTGAATTATCCTCAGAGCAAAGAAGCAAAAATTTGCACAAAAAGAGAGGTGACATTCAAAGTTGTTTCTTGTATTGCTCCTTATATCCTGTGGCTATTTCAACAGATGATCTCATAAATTGCTGGTGGGCAGAGGGGTTCCTTGGTGAACATGAcacatacgaagaagcctacAACAGGGGAATCACAATGATTGAGAGTCTAAAAGATGCCTGCTTGCTAGAAGCCCATATGATGGATTCTGTGAAGATGCACGATGTGGTTCGTGATGTTGCTATATGGATAGCTAATTGCTTTAGGGATGAACACAATTCTCTTATTCAAGCTGGAATTGGGTTAATTGAGATATCACATATTAAAATGTCAGCTTCAGTCAAAAGAATATCTTTCGTAAGTAACATAATTGAACATATACCTGATTACTTCACGGAATGCCCAGAGACAACAACTTTACTTTTGCAAGATAATAATCCCCTTGAGATAATTCCTCATGAATTCTTTTTGACATTTCCAGCCTTAAGAGTTCTGAACCTGAGCCAAACTGGTATTAGAGCACTACCTTCTTCCATCAATAGTTTATATCAACTACATGCTCTAATACTACAAAATTGCAACGGGTTGATAGAGTTACCACCTATTGGTGATCTTTACAATTTACAATTGCTCGATTGTGATAATACAATGTTATGTTGTCTGCCACAAGGAATGGACCAGTTAACAAATCTAAGGCTATTACATCTGCCTGCAGCTAATTTGGAGAGCATCGGCCAAGGAGTTTTTCTCAATTTATCTAGCATTGAAATGTTAAATATGTTGGAGAGCGATGAAATGATATGGACCCATAGTGAGAAGAGGGAGACTCTTCTTCTTGGACCAACTCCTTTTGATGAGATATCATCTCTACACAATCTGACTTCTCTTTCTATTAAATTGGATAGCTCATCAATTTTCAATAGAGACCACACCTGGATGACTAGATTGAAAAGATTTCGCATTGAAGTTGGGGACTATCCAATGGAAGTAAAATTCAACAAGTCAACAAGGATGATAGGCGTCTCCAATTGTGAAATTTTCAGTAATGGAGAGCTCTCGGGCATGTTGCACTTTGCTTCAGATTTGTACTTGACGTCCTGTATGGGTCTCAGAAAATTGATTGTGCGCAATAGTTTTGATGGATTAAAAGAACTACACATAGAacattgttgttgtgattttgaaccagaggaagaagaaagtggACAGTTTGACCCTTTGCCTAATCTGGAATATCTCAACCTCCATACCTTAATTCTTTTAAAGAGTGTTTCTGATTTCGGTGTTCTTCTGGGTCTAAGATTTTCTAAATTACGCCAACTAAATGTGGTCAATTGTCtatgtttaaaatgtctttttAAAGTTGGTGAGGCTTTTACTGTACCCAAGCACTTGGAAGATATTGCAATTAGCGATTGTGGCGAGCTGGTAGAGTTGTTAGTGCAATGCGGCTCAAGTCAGGCAACACTTGTCAACTCAGAAATTACAAGAGTTCAGAAGTTACGGTTGAATGACTTGCCAAATTTAAAAACCTTGGGGGAGCCACAGAGTATGTGGGGACACCTGGAGGAACTTAGCTTGAGAAGATGCAATCAAATAAGGAAGTTGCCTCTCTCTATTCAAACCtccaataatatcaaaataataaGAGGATCATCAGAATGGTGGAGCCAACTCGAGTGGGATGATGACATGTTCAAGTCAAATTTAGAGCATTGTTTCCTACCAGGTGACGACTGGTTTTTTCAAAGTTGA
- the LOC132059001 gene encoding putative late blight resistance protein homolog R1B-14, whose product MYFGVFPKSSEISVNKFIRLWVAEGLLELKGHDESENEAASLLQQLIDGSLVVVSKRSLNGKIKTCRVHGPAHDLCLREAECKNLLYVVNPETGKTYRMFSPQGRQWVSVNSKGDYHPVPFDDLTHSRMRSLHFFVSGTEPTNELRLSNFKLLRVLDLQSLVLNDFPTPLLDLVCLRYVALTITISKCLQISSLWNLQTSTVHGSALVQSPTISFQNEIIEMPQLRYLHSTRLYISSPMKVPVLDNLQSFSRLNPSCYTKEIFQGIRKVKKLGIFGRG is encoded by the coding sequence ATGTATTTCGGAGTTTTCCCAAAATCTAGTGAGATTTCTGTGAATAAATTTATCAGATTATGGGTTGCAGAAGGACTCCTAGAGCTAAAAGGGCATGATGAATCAGAGAATGAGGCTGCTAGTCTTTTACAACAGCTTATTGATGGAAGTCTAGTTGTCGTTAGCAAGCGAAGTTTGAACGGAAAAATCAAGACATGTAGGGTTCACGGTCCTGCTCATGATTTATGCTTGAGAGAAGCTGAATGCAAGAATCTTTTGTATGTTGTAAATCCTGAAACAGGTAAAACATACAGAATGTTTTCTCCTCAAGGTCGTCAATGGGTGTCAGTTAATTCGAAGGGAGATTATCATCCTGTTCCTTTCGATGATCTTACTCATAGCAGAATGCGTTCCCTTCACTTTTTTGTAAGTGGAACTGAGCCTACGAATGAATTGAGACTGTCTAATTTCAAGCTTCTTAGAGTACTGGACTTGCAGTCATTGGTACTCAATGATTTCCCTACTCCACTATTAGACCTGGTTTGCTTAAGGTATGTGGCTTTGACGATTACAATCTCTAAATGTCTACAGATTTCCAGTCTTTGGAATTTACAAACTTCCACTGTTCACGGAAGTGCTCTAGTACAGTCTCCTACCATAtcttttcaaaatgaaattATAGAAATGCCTCAATTGAGGTATCTCCATTCTACAAGATTGTATATATCTTCTCCTATGAAGGTACCGGTTTTGGACAACTTGCAAAGTTTTTCTAGATTGAATCCTTCTTGCTACACAAAGGAAATATTTCAGGGGATTAGGAAAGTGAAAAAGTTGGGAATTTTTGGCAGAGGATGA